TTCTTATTCACAAAGAAACTAATTCCACCCAATGCCAACGGTCCCCAAAACTCAAATAAACGATATAACAAGGATATCGAAATCGCCTGTTCTTCGCTGTAGCCAAACTTACACAGAATGACAACCATCGACAACTCGATAAGTCCAACCCCCTTCATCAACGGTGAAAAACAATAGACCAAGGTTCCGACAGCATAGGTTACTGTACAGGCCAATAACGATGTTTCAAAGCCTAAAGCAAGCATAGCAATATAGATATGCAAAATCCCGACGAGCTCAATGACTGTCGCCCAAAGGAGACTTTGCAATACAGCCCAAAAATCTACGCCTTTTTTATGGAGTTCATTCCAGGTATTAGCAACGGAAGGGAAATGACGTACGGTAAAATTGTAGGCTCCACCACCACGGTAAAATGAGCTGCAGTACCAACCAAATCCCAGCAGTAGGACGCTAAAAACAAGCATAATCCCAATGATCTGCATATCAAGACCTGCGATTCCAACAAACAGAAAAACAAAAAGACAGAGGATAAATAAAGATACTAAACTAATAACTGCGTAGATAACCGAAGAAAGATTGGTGTTTGTATCATCAATTCCCTCCTGATTGACCTCTTTCTTAAAGAAAGCCAGGGAGGTAAATCCACCTACTGGAAGAAAAACACTGATAAAGTTTCTCTTTAGAAATAGGCGAGTAGCCCCACCCAGTGATAGTTTCTGTTGCAAAGACCTAAAACTATAGACATAGACCAAACCTTGCATGGCGATATAAGCCAAAGAAACCACGATCCCGATTGCCACCCAAAACAACGAGCTTGACTGGATAAGCCCTACCGACGATGCCAGCTCCTGTCTTTGATTTGCAAAAAAATATACAGCACCCAAAATGACCAATAGGCCCAATAAGGTTTTCCAGATCAACATCGTGTTTTTCATCAGCATAATTACCTCTCGAATTGACAAACCCAATTATTTCGTTTTTCTAAACCACTTTTACTAATGACATCATTTCCTCAAAATAGTCCCAATCCAATTTGTCTTTTTTCAAGCATCAAAAATCAATACCGATCTTTGCCCGCACACCCCATGGAGATACCCCCGGATTATCCAGGTACGTAAAACGGCGAACCAGATCGACCCGTAAAATTTTAAAGATATTACTCAGCCCAACACTACCTTCTATATAGGCCCCATTATTAAGCGAGAACAGCTGCGGTTCGCGCGGATCCTTGGGCAATTCATCAAAATTTTTTGTGTATCTGTTGGAGGCATCAACAGCGCCATACAACATCTTTACAGAGGCAATCTCCCGGAGATCCAGTTTTTTCAAAAGCGGAACTTTATTCAGAAAAAAACCATTAAATGAATGTTGAAGCAATAGTGATGTATATTTATCGCTCATAAATTCCATCGAATTCATCAAATTATAGGAGTTGAGCTGGTATGAATACGTTTGATTTGCCCGATGAATAATCATCAGCGGATAAGGAACCTTTCCAAATTGGATACCCGATTCAAATACGATATCGGCAAAACCAAATTGGGACGCAAAAAATCGCTTATTGGCATTTAATATGAAACGTTGGTAGTTATAATCTCCACCCAATAAACCTTTCACACCAACCTGTGCGGCTAAGGTAAAAATAGGTTGGCCCGTATTGATGATACGTCGATAACGTTTTCCCTGGTATAATTTCTCATGTGGAGCCCAGCGAATCTCTCCGGTGAAAGCAGAAGTCCACAGCTCATTGCCGTTACTTCTTCTAAAAGCGCGACGGTCATACGTTAAGATACCAGCCGGGCTAAGGATTTGATTGAAGAACCCCACTTTAAAGGATAAATGGTTTTCAAACTCCTGCCAATATTCGATCTGCCTCCGCTGTAGATAAAACATTTTGTCATTTTCCCCTCTTCTGAATGAAAGCAAAAAATTGTCATTGTCAATAAAATTGAGATCCTGCCCCGGCACCTGCACCTCTTTACTAACCTTAGCGGAGACTAACTTTACCGGAAATTTGTATACCGATTCACCGTTAAGGGAGTAAGTAGCCCCCATATTATATTTCCATTGCCTATCTTTCGTACCATAGGCACCATAACCATCCAGGACCAATGTCTTGCTAAAAATATCCGTCGTGTTGCCCCCAAATTTAAATCGGCTTCCTTCGACAGGGTTAAAACTATAGAATGAAGGTACTGGCCCTATTTCGATAACACCGCGGCCATAATAGCCCGACATGATAAAGGAGCCCAATGCCATCAGATTTTTGAAAGATTTTGATTGTTTTAAACTATCGATATTCGTAAAGGCCTGCGCCTCCAGCTTACTCAGTTTCTCAGGTCTCGCAAGATTCCAGTCAATTCCATTCGGATTCTGTGGTCCTGTTCGTGTCAATGCTTTACCATTAACAGCGAGTTGTGTTTCACTGGAAGGTGATCTGCTGGTTACTTTCTCCCCAAACAAACCCATACCATCCTTAAAGATTCCCATGTCTATCGTCAGGACTCCCCTACTCAGAAAAAAACGATGTGCTTGATTTTCCGAATAATTCAAAACAATATTTAACCCCTTCACCCAATTGATATTGGTCGCTTCGTTGATGGTCAGCTCCGCTTGATCTAAGGCATAACTCCCATCTAAGCGGATATAGATGAAGCCTGAAAAAAGTGCATCCTCCCTATTGCGTGGCTCTACGCGTATTTTGGCATGCCAAGGTTTACTATCCTTCAAAGTGTCAACCAGGTAATATTTATAAAACGAAGGTCCCAACGTCGCGATAGGGCTCAAAAAACGTCTATTCCCAATAGAGACATCCGTATCATAGATATTTGTTTCGCCATAAATTTTGTCCAGATACTCATCAATACCGTCTTCATCCAGGTACTGATCTACGCGCGATTGATTCTCCCCCAGTAAAACAAAGCTATTACCTTTAACGGCATCCAATTTTCGCTGACCGATTTTTTCATCCATGAATATGGGTACCAGCGACCTCCCGGGATACCTTAGCGTATCCATCCCCTGTTTCAAGAATCCGAAACGTTTGAGTAAGCGGGATTTATCCACCTTTTGATTTTGGATAGACAGGGACATCGATAGCTTCTCATATTCCTGATAGCTCCCTGCGGCCCCATTTAGGGCATTATTTTCGTCTCTTTTTTCAATTACTTTACGGATTAAATCGACTGTTGGATTATGTTTATTCGTGTATTTCCTCTTTTTAGGCGCATTCACGACAACTTCATCAAGACTTTGTTGTTCATCTTCCAAACGGATAATAAGAACCTTCTTGCCCTGTGCGACACTCATCGGGAATACCTGTTTTTTATAGCCAACGGCACTAAATAATAATTCCCAGTTGTCAGGCACGGATGGTAGCTGAAAATGCCCCTCTTTATTTGTTGCTACAGATTTGGCCGTATTGGAAAGTTTTACAGTAACACCTTGAATGGGTTTTGCCGTTGAGGCATCGAGGACAATCCCTGTTAATGAAGTTCCTTGTCCAAATAGTCGAGAAGTAAAGAACAGTAAAACCAATAAGAAACGATATTGCATAAAAAAAACTTGCATCTAAATTCAGTAGGATGACAAGGTTTTTATGAAAAAGTCCTAGTGCGATTGCTATCTTAATCGAACAGTATTATAAATCGTCTTAAAATCACGATTATAATTATGCGGTCCAGCCAATACATCGACCTTTAATCCCGCATTACGAAACATTTTCACGAGATCTTCTTCGCCCTCTTTACAAAAAACGTAAGTTGAAGGGAATTGCCTCAGCTTCAGCACTTCAGAAAGTACCTCATAGCCATTGGCTTTCTGTTTCCAGTTGAGCATAGTTGATACGGTCACCTCGAAACTCGCATACTGATCGGGCGACAAATAGGTAACATGTCGGATTGACTTTTTCAATGAATCCGAAAAATTATTCAGGACAAAGGGCAACACTCCCGCAGAAAATGAATGTCCTATCAAATAAATCTGATTGCAGTCCCATTCTTTTCTGAAATGGTCAATATATCGTTCGAATTCCCTGCCCGCTTCTTGCGGCGTTTTCTTTTTCCAGAAATATTTTTTTGCATCGATGACCAAACGAGGATATCCATCGAGTGAGAAATAAGCTAACAGGTTTTTACTAAAGTCATTATAACCACCATCACCCGTAATAAATACAAGCATTGTTTTTTGTTTGTTATTGGCATCTTTAAGTGGAATGACATAACTTGGCAGTACTTCTGCGTGTAATGGTTTTAGGGCAAGACTTAGCCAAAAAAATAGCAATAGCAATAATCTATCTGCTTTATAATGTGCAGTGTTCATGTGTATATAATATGTGTAAATATTTGCTTTGAATAATAACAATGCCTGTGACCACCTGGGATGATTCATTAATAAATACGCCGTGAAATCCTTTCCTCTGACACTATTTACCGGTTCTAATGTCCTTTATTGGAATAGATTTACGAACACCGTCCATCACATAAAAAAAGCCAAGAGCATTGTTTGAAATGTTACCTTCGACATTAGCAGGTACTGCAGACAATAAACCTTTCCATTCTGTCTCCTGAAATAGATTATAAATAAAACGGGAGTAACGTGGCGATTCAGAAAACTTAGAGACGATTAAACTGTCCTTCAACGATACTTCATAATTATATGTCTTCCCAAGTAAGTTGTTCAGTACGTTGGGCGCGCCCAAACGATAACTATAACTAAAAGGAGATCGAAAAGAAGAGATATCGTCTTCGGAAAAATCCTTTTGCGGCATAATAAGCCATTTATTAGAGGTTCGCATCCCGAACAGATGTTTACTGACTTTTACCCCCCATTTGCCATTCAAGTTATTTTTTTCTACCGGCAGAAAGGCATTTTCAATCGGTACCACGGGTATCAATTGATCCTGTGCTTCATATGATTTCCCATTCAAAGTAATCGTAAGCTGAAATACATTTCCTACGGTGTCCTTGAGGTTGAACAGCTCCCCATAGTAAAGCCCTTCACCCAAATCATTGAATTCAATCGTATTGGGACCATTGGTTACGCGGACGGTGGCTCCGCTAATCCCAATAGTCCCTGAATTAGACTTTAGCCCATCCAATTTCTTTAATTGGATATACTGCTCTTTGTACATGGTATTAATCCCGCCTTCAACAATCATATCGTACGATTGCCCCTCGTCTACAGCTGACTTCTGACAAGAAACCACTAAAAAACAAGCAACTATAATCAATAAGAATCTCATATCAATCAAAATCTCATGGTGTAACTAATCGAGGGAACCCGCCCAGAAAAGGATGTTTTCTGAATTGCCAAATTCCCATTGCTATCTTCGGAGAAACTATAATAAAGTGGATTGCGCTGATCAAATATATTATATAATCCAAAATTCAAGGTGTGTCTTCTTCCTCGCTCTCGCTGCCTTATGGTTTCCAAATCTACCGAGCAATTTAGATCAAAACGACTAAACGTAGGCATCCGATGGGAATTACGGCTTGAATACACTGGAACATATATCCCCTCATATTCCATAAATCCTATTGGATAGGTTAAAGGCCTTCCCGTATGAATCGTATAAAAAGCATTGAGATGCACCGACCTCCCCAAATCGTAGGACAAGTTGCTCTTAAGCACATGTGGAATATCGAAATTGGCTGCATACTCTTTTCCTTTATTGATGCCGTTGATCTTCCGAAACGATCTGGACCAGCTATAGAAAATACTGCCCGAAAACTCACCGATACGCTGATTGACGGATAATTCTAGTCCATAGGCACGCCCCTTTCCTTGGCGCAGCTGTGTTTCGATAAATGGGTTGAGTATTAACTGCGCATGATCGATCAATTCGACCTGATTGCCCATTCTCTTCCAATACCCTTCCAGTCCGATATTTCCACGATACAATAATCTGTTGATACGAAAAGAAATCGCATCAACATATTGTGGTTTAATATTTAATCCCGCCGGTACCCACGCTTCCAACGAGGAAAAAGCAAGTTCATCGTTCTGTAATAACTGCAAATATTGATAACTCCGATTATAAGCCAGTCGGAAAGCATAATCATTGCTCATTTTATATTGCAAAGACAGGCGTGGCTCTAAACCATAATACGATTTTTTCTTGTCAGCATCGTTTGACAACGGCTTATACGAGCTGCCATCCAATAAATAATAGCGTCCAAAGGAGGCATTAAAAAAGGCATTTGCCCGCATTCCCGCAACAATCCGGAAGGCTGAATCAATCTTCCAGTTAAAAGAAATATAACCCGTATAATCATAGGCCTGGGCCCTAAAGATATTATCCTCCGTATTTGAATTTACCGGTGATATCTCCCCGGGATTAAAACGATGTAAGGTACCCTGGAGACCAAAATCCAAGGTGCGGTCCAATCCCATAAAATACGTAAAATCGGATTTCAAACTAAAGTCGCGTATCCGTGTCAACCAGATCTGATTGTCACTCGATTCGGGTTTACTGACATCCAATTTATTATGATAATCACTGAATATAGCCGAAAGGTTCATAAATAATCGGTCACTATGCACATGGTTCCACCGCAAAGTAGAGGTCCAATTACCCCAACGATTGGTATTCTTATTCGGTGAAATAACTTTATCTTGCCCATAGTAACCCGAAAGATAAACCCGATTTTTCTCGTCAAATGTATAGTTGAACTTCACGTTATAGTCACTGTACTTACCTTTGACATTAAACAGCCGATAATCTGTGTTAAAAGCATTTAATATACTTCCCCGTGCAGTGGCAATGAAAGCACCTTTTCCTTTTTTTATAAATGGTCCCTCAGCACCAACCCGAGCAATCAATAGACTTGATCCACCAAAAACATGAAAAGCATTGGCATCGCCATCTCTGGTACTCATATCCATAATGGAAGAAAGACGTCCCCCTAAATTTGCAGGGATAGCATCCTTATAAAGCTGGGTATTCTTCAAAATATCCGAATTAAACACCGAGGTTAAACCGAATAGATGCGATGGATTATAAACAACAGCTTCATCGAGCAAAATAAGATTCTGGTCTTTACCGCTTCCCCTTACAAAAAGATTACTGCCACCTTCTGTTAATCCGTTAATCCCATTTTGCATCTGTAATACCTTCATGATATCAGCCTCGCCTTTATAAAAAGCATTTCTTCGTGTTTGGGTCCAATTGATCTTATCGGTGAAACTTCCCATGTGCTGCGCAGTCAAGGAAGAATCCACATTGACCACCACCTCACTCAAGTTGAAATCTACCGGAGCGAGCTTAATGACCAGGTAATTATTTTCTAACGCAGCATTTAATGAGACCACCCTTGTTTTATAGCCCAGATAACTTACATAACAACTGTATTCGCCCCGTGGTAATGTCAGTGAGTAAAACCCATATTTATTACTTAAACTACTTTTACCTTTCTCCGCGATCAACAAAGTGGCACCAATCAGGTTTTCACCACTCAGACTGTCCACAACACGTCCTTTTATGGTAAAAGTTTTATCTTCCTCATAGAAGATCAGCGCCCTATTGATAATTGTAAATCCAACATTGGAATCTTTCAGCAAATAATTAAGAACTTCTTCCAAATTGGATTTGTCAAACGAACGACTATAGATGATGTCCTTGTTAAAAATCTGCTCATCATAGGACATGGATATATCGTATGTTTTATGAATTTCGGTAAGTATCTGAATGATCTGTTTGTTGTGCGTGTCAATTGAAATCCGTAATTCAGCAGGGGAGTTCTGTCCGATGGCTTTCGAACATACAACCATAACTAACCAGCAGAAAAAGAGCAGACGATACAGTATCCTATCTTTCATATCAGCAACGCGAAGAGTCTATTCGTAGATACTATATCCCTTTTTACCAGTTTTCCATTTCACATTTAAGGTTTTGGAAAGAATCTGAACGATCTCATTGAGCGTCTGCCCATCAAAATACATGCTGAGCTTCCGTGCTTTTAAACTATCTCCAACGACAGTTATATTCGCCCGAAAGTGCTTTTCCAAATCTGAGCAGATACTATCCAACCGAACATTTGAGTAGCTCAGCTTTTGCGCTACGTCAGTATCATTGTCTACCGACAGATCAATTTTAGATAAAGACGCTGTTTGTCTTTTATAAAGGCCCTTTTGATTTTTCTGTAAAACAAGCTCTTTTGCATGATCACCCTTTCCACTACTTAAGGCTACTACCCCCTCTTTCACAAATACTTCGACATCATCTTTCAGTAAATTGACCTCAAAGGTAGTGCCGATATCACGTACATAATTATGTTCAAGATCAACCACAAAGGAGCTTCCTGTTTGATGTTTGACATCGAATAGCGCTTTTCCCTTTTTGAGCTCGACAGTTCTTTGCTGTGGAAATGTCCTTTTGTTGAACATCGCTTCAGCTCCGGCCTGTAGTGTGATGATCGAACCATCGGGAAGTAGGGTAGGCTGCTGAGCTACTGATCCATATAATCGGATTTCATTGCCCATCCAACGGTCGAAGTTCAGGTAACCGGCAAAACCGACCACGAACAATACGGCTGCAGCCACAAATTTCATCCAGGGTTTCCAGATTGTTCGTACCGCTGTCGCGATCTCCGGTTTTTGATGATCCCCTGTTTTATCCAACTGATTTTTAAATTTTTCCCATTGGCTACCAGTATCTACTTTTTTATAGCATTCCAGTACTATAAGGTCGTCAGCTATACTTCTAACTTCGTGGTATAGATCGTGGTTTTCCACATCCTCCGAAATCCAACGCCCAAGCAACACTCCTTCCCTTTCGGAAATAGTCCCATCCAGCTCTTTCTGAATCAAGTCATAAGGAATAAATCTTGAAGTATTGTTTTCTTCCATAACTATAAGATAATAAACTGGACAAAAAGTCCTAATGAAAAAAATAAAAAGCCAATGAGAAGCAACAGAAATGTTTTTTGCTTGGCCAAAGCGACCCGAATTTTATCGTAAGCAATGGTCAGATGATTTTTAACCGTTTTTATGGAGATTCCCAATTGATCCGCGATTTCCTGTTGTTTCATCTTCTCGTACTTACTCATAAGAACGATTTTTCGACACTGCGGCGGCAGTCCTTCCAGTATACTTTCGATCATCAACAACTTGGATTCGTAAAGTGCGGCACGATCAGTTTCATCTTCATCATCGGTCAGATCCAATTCCTTGCTATAATCGTTATTCCGTTTCAAAAAACGTTGATTCTTTTTGAGGTAGGTAAGCGAAAGGTTGATAACGCTGCGAGATAGGTAAGCTCCCAGTGATTGACTAATGGCCAACTTGCCTGCATTTTCCCATAACATCATAAATACGTCATTAGTGAGCTCCTCAGCGATGGCCTCCTCACGCACGTACCGAAAAGATAAGCTATACAATTTACGGAAATGGCTCTTATAAATAGCTTCAAAAGCATCACGATCTTTTTGGACTATCTTCTTAAGCAGGTCAACGTCATTTGACATAGGACTTCGGTAAAGCTAATAATAAACGTATGTAAAAATAATCAAATTCCATGGAGATTTTATGCATCTAGTTAATTTACAACTCAATGAGTCACCAAAACTGTTTAACGTAAAAACAAACAATAACGCGACTCAATTAAGTGAATTTTAAATAAATTTTCTATTTTTACAAAAAATCACAAAACATGTTAAAAAATCACTTTTTTATAAGTTTAATTTTATTTATTTTCATTTCATGTACCAAAGAAAATTATCCTGAAAACCCAGCGGTAATAAAACCAGAAGAGGAATCTCTTACAACAAGAATGACCAAAAATATGGATGTTTGGACTGACAATAGGGTGATTAATATATTTGAAGAAGGTAAAATCCGTATTTATGATAAAGAGGACCATACGGATCATTACACTACTTTCCAATTGGATAAAGAGGCTGTCGATTCTATTGTATGGCATATTGATGATATTTTACACTACAGTTCAGGCGTTAATCCTTTTCGTTCCATGACAGGTGTCACATTTTACAAACCTGGGGAATA
The Sphingobacterium multivorum genome window above contains:
- a CDS encoding TonB-dependent receptor, translated to MKDRILYRLLFFCWLVMVVCSKAIGQNSPAELRISIDTHNKQIIQILTEIHKTYDISMSYDEQIFNKDIIYSRSFDKSNLEEVLNYLLKDSNVGFTIINRALIFYEEDKTFTIKGRVVDSLSGENLIGATLLIAEKGKSSLSNKYGFYSLTLPRGEYSCYVSYLGYKTRVVSLNAALENNYLVIKLAPVDFNLSEVVVNVDSSLTAQHMGSFTDKINWTQTRRNAFYKGEADIMKVLQMQNGINGLTEGGSNLFVRGSGKDQNLILLDEAVVYNPSHLFGLTSVFNSDILKNTQLYKDAIPANLGGRLSSIMDMSTRDGDANAFHVFGGSSLLIARVGAEGPFIKKGKGAFIATARGSILNAFNTDYRLFNVKGKYSDYNVKFNYTFDEKNRVYLSGYYGQDKVISPNKNTNRWGNWTSTLRWNHVHSDRLFMNLSAIFSDYHNKLDVSKPESSDNQIWLTRIRDFSLKSDFTYFMGLDRTLDFGLQGTLHRFNPGEISPVNSNTEDNIFRAQAYDYTGYISFNWKIDSAFRIVAGMRANAFFNASFGRYYLLDGSSYKPLSNDADKKKSYYGLEPRLSLQYKMSNDYAFRLAYNRSYQYLQLLQNDELAFSSLEAWVPAGLNIKPQYVDAISFRINRLLYRGNIGLEGYWKRMGNQVELIDHAQLILNPFIETQLRQGKGRAYGLELSVNQRIGEFSGSIFYSWSRSFRKINGINKGKEYAANFDIPHVLKSNLSYDLGRSVHLNAFYTIHTGRPLTYPIGFMEYEGIYVPVYSSRNSHRMPTFSRFDLNCSVDLETIRQRERGRRHTLNFGLYNIFDQRNPLYYSFSEDSNGNLAIQKTSFSGRVPSISYTMRF
- a CDS encoding AcvB/VirJ family lysyl-phosphatidylglycerol hydrolase, translating into MNTAHYKADRLLLLLFFWLSLALKPLHAEVLPSYVIPLKDANNKQKTMLVFITGDGGYNDFSKNLLAYFSLDGYPRLVIDAKKYFWKKKTPQEAGREFERYIDHFRKEWDCNQIYLIGHSFSAGVLPFVLNNFSDSLKKSIRHVTYLSPDQYASFEVTVSTMLNWKQKANGYEVLSEVLKLRQFPSTYVFCKEGEEDLVKMFRNAGLKVDVLAGPHNYNRDFKTIYNTVRLR
- a CDS encoding FecR family protein — protein: MEENNTSRFIPYDLIQKELDGTISEREGVLLGRWISEDVENHDLYHEVRSIADDLIVLECYKKVDTGSQWEKFKNQLDKTGDHQKPEIATAVRTIWKPWMKFVAAAVLFVVGFAGYLNFDRWMGNEIRLYGSVAQQPTLLPDGSIITLQAGAEAMFNKRTFPQQRTVELKKGKALFDVKHQTGSSFVVDLEHNYVRDIGTTFEVNLLKDDVEVFVKEGVVALSSGKGDHAKELVLQKNQKGLYKRQTASLSKIDLSVDNDTDVAQKLSYSNVRLDSICSDLEKHFRANITVVGDSLKARKLSMYFDGQTLNEIVQILSKTLNVKWKTGKKGYSIYE
- a CDS encoding DUF5686 and carboxypeptidase-like regulatory domain-containing protein, whose product is MQVFFMQYRFLLVLLFFTSRLFGQGTSLTGIVLDASTAKPIQGVTVKLSNTAKSVATNKEGHFQLPSVPDNWELLFSAVGYKKQVFPMSVAQGKKVLIIRLEDEQQSLDEVVVNAPKKRKYTNKHNPTVDLIRKVIEKRDENNALNGAAGSYQEYEKLSMSLSIQNQKVDKSRLLKRFGFLKQGMDTLRYPGRSLVPIFMDEKIGQRKLDAVKGNSFVLLGENQSRVDQYLDEDGIDEYLDKIYGETNIYDTDVSIGNRRFLSPIATLGPSFYKYYLVDTLKDSKPWHAKIRVEPRNREDALFSGFIYIRLDGSYALDQAELTINEATNINWVKGLNIVLNYSENQAHRFFLSRGVLTIDMGIFKDGMGLFGEKVTSRSPSSETQLAVNGKALTRTGPQNPNGIDWNLARPEKLSKLEAQAFTNIDSLKQSKSFKNLMALGSFIMSGYYGRGVIEIGPVPSFYSFNPVEGSRFKFGGNTTDIFSKTLVLDGYGAYGTKDRQWKYNMGATYSLNGESVYKFPVKLVSAKVSKEVQVPGQDLNFIDNDNFLLSFRRGENDKMFYLQRRQIEYWQEFENHLSFKVGFFNQILSPAGILTYDRRAFRRSNGNELWTSAFTGEIRWAPHEKLYQGKRYRRIINTGQPIFTLAAQVGVKGLLGGDYNYQRFILNANKRFFASQFGFADIVFESGIQFGKVPYPLMIIHRANQTYSYQLNSYNLMNSMEFMSDKYTSLLLQHSFNGFFLNKVPLLKKLDLREIASVKMLYGAVDASNRYTKNFDELPKDPREPQLFSLNNGAYIEGSVGLSNIFKILRVDLVRRFTYLDNPGVSPWGVRAKIGIDF
- a CDS encoding DUF4249 family protein, whose amino-acid sequence is MRFLLIIVACFLVVSCQKSAVDEGQSYDMIVEGGINTMYKEQYIQLKKLDGLKSNSGTIGISGATVRVTNGPNTIEFNDLGEGLYYGELFNLKDTVGNVFQLTITLNGKSYEAQDQLIPVVPIENAFLPVEKNNLNGKWGVKVSKHLFGMRTSNKWLIMPQKDFSEDDISSFRSPFSYSYRLGAPNVLNNLLGKTYNYEVSLKDSLIVSKFSESPRYSRFIYNLFQETEWKGLLSAVPANVEGNISNNALGFFYVMDGVRKSIPIKDIRTGK
- a CDS encoding RNA polymerase sigma-70 factor; this encodes MSNDVDLLKKIVQKDRDAFEAIYKSHFRKLYSLSFRYVREEAIAEELTNDVFMMLWENAGKLAISQSLGAYLSRSVINLSLTYLKKNQRFLKRNNDYSKELDLTDDEDETDRAALYESKLLMIESILEGLPPQCRKIVLMSKYEKMKQQEIADQLGISIKTVKNHLTIAYDKIRVALAKQKTFLLLLIGFLFFSLGLFVQFIIL